tcttgcttataactcaacaactgtctctcaaatttcatttgatcattagaaatgtattcctaaagcattgtaaataataaaaacagaaaaaatggaatttgatcaaaatcgtgaccatgcccctttaaataggCTGCAATATATATGGTACTCCAACAGTCAGAGTTTAGGGCTAAGTTTTAGGTACCGGTAAGTCCCTTCTCTCTACATGTAATGTGGCACCCAGTCAAAGGCATCTGGATATGAAATCTCTTCCTTAATGTTATGTAAGGGGGTTGGTACTCCTTTATGTGGGATTCTTTATAAATTCCCTCTATTCCTTATATTATGCAAGACAGCTAGTGAAAGGCATCACTAACAGGTTTTTAGTATGGGAAAGTTTGTACTctaccagaatttttttttttgataatgctGTATGCTCCTTCTATATGAGGCACCATGATAAATGTTTCTTGCTGTAAACACTTAGCACGTTATTGGGTCAAGAAGGATTGTACTCCTACCAGTAAAATTTTGGGTTCTATGATGTGGCATTTAGTCAGTCAATGAACCCATATAGAACGTGTTGTTGAATGACTTAAAAGAATGCATTCTATTAAGTACCACTTTAAAGTTTCCAACAAGTTAAGAATAGTGGGCAGACTTACATGAAAAAGAACAGGTATAAACaattacaggtacatgtaccccTTGTTTTTCTTCATGATGGCACAAAAATAAAACTCGTTGCAATCGTGACAATtatgatgaaaattttatttcaacctAATGAGCCATGTTCAGTTCTTGTTGTGTTTACACATAATTGCAAAAGCAACACAGAGAGTCTGTGACATGTTTAAACATAGGACATGAAATTGAGACATCATAACAAACCACAAAATGGTGGTGTTTCACAAATAAGCTCCATTGAAATTGGGCAAGAGTTCTCTTTTCCAATAAGAGTTGATGTGTATATGGCACAAGTTTAAACAACTAAAATGCTAACCTAGCATATTGGTCTATGAACACTTttgattacaaaataaatgcacacaaattcccCTGTTAAATTTCAAGTACAGTTCTTGTGTATTCATTAGTAAACCACATTTGcagtaaaaatacatgtacataaatggaTATTAAGCAGCTTCACTTGGTTTGCGTGTCATGATAAATACTGGCAACATATAAATGGGTATATACTTATTAACAAAGTAATAACATCATCTGCTGAAAATTCAATTTGGTTATAAAGTCCAATAGCTCTTAATATACTCAATGAATATCACATTGACtcattgatattgaaaattagcAGAAACCTTTTGTTATGATACAGAATGGGCACACAACATGTAGGTTGAATGTCATGAATCTTAATAaactatatgtatttatataaatcaagGAATGTAAATATCAAGATGATGACGAATAGTGTATGCATTGTATGCTTAATAACAACTGATGATAAAATATACTTCGACATACAAAATACAGGTTAATTTTAATTCAACAcacttaaaaaagatttttccaaattatataaattttcatataaatgacaaaaatgttaATGCACATTTTGACAATCCAGGGTGTTTCCAACATCTTTATGGTTTACTAAAATGGTAGAAGTATTTTGCCAGGGTAAAACTCAACAATGGGAATGTACAATAAATTAACAAgctttcaaatgaaatattcaaTATTAGTAGCATATggattaagtttaaaaaattattttttgaccGAATCTGTTATGGTTCCATGTACTTTAAATGCACCAAAACCTTTGGCTTTTTAAGAGGTTCCCATGAATTATGTGTACCAACATGACAGAATCCTTCATTCCTTTACCCCTATTAGAGTAACCTGACCCAGATGTAAATATCTGAGATTTGAGCCTTACATTTTTGAATGATTATACATTCATAACACTATAAGAGGGTTTTATCAAGACAACATTATAGGTTTTAAGGTAGGATTGCAACTTGCATAATCATCACAGAGCACTTCATAAAATAGGCTAGATGTTGTCAggactatttttgtttttggttaatTCTCCTCGATCACTACATATTCACTGACGGTCGTCGCATGATTTCCGACCTGATGGAACTCCTCATGGTACATCACCACCCGCATGCTCCTCTTGTAGTCCTCCGGTACTTTAAACATTTTGCCGTGCCCTGGAACAATGTAGTCGGCCTTTTTCAGGACCTCTATTCTCCACTGTTGTTGTAGTTCTGGGTTTTCACTATTGTCCTGCCATAGACTTGGCTCTTCAAGGTCCTCCAAACATTCGAATAAATCACCTACAAGCCAGAATTGTTTCATACTAACTTCAAAGATAACAAAATGTCTACATGGCAGAATCTTTTGTTACTAgagcatatttttttgtttcatgaTAAAAATCATGAACAGACTTATTCATACTAGTAGCCGTAAACCTACTCGAGATAAAATTTCACATGGCTCACAAATAATTGAGATAATGTTTGACTAttaagtactgtggaatcattagatttcatgttggctcaattttcgtggaattcgtgggtatctctcatccacgaattaagatcctccacgaattaataaattagggtaataaagtgaTATTTCCTTTGTAGGTTTTAGAGAATACGCGAAATTaggtccccacgaacctgtaaaatttaagcaatccacgaaaattggcccccacgaaatttaatgattccacagtattataTTTTCTTGTCATATACCGGTACCAGTCCATCAATGTCTCTTAAATCTGTTAAAGATAACTTATTTGGGCTTTTTCATGAACATCATCAAACCATAAAAAGTTTGTcacataaattacaaaataaggGTGTACAAAATGGTTTTTACTGAGCataaatttcttcattcagatTTCAAAATCTCAAGAGCCTAGCTTTAAAATATGGACACCTTTGTTCTTATGCAACCATACCATAAGAAGAACCCAGATCAATTAGTTGCCagaaatttttttccttttaccTGTAACGGCAACTGTTCCCAGACCTGTGTTACTGACAATGACCGAAATGTCTGCACCTGTGTGTCCAGGTGTTGGGACCACCTCAACATCATCATCAATCTCGTAGGGAATTCCCTAAACACATGAATAGTGATATAGCTTGATtagttttacaataaaatgaacTGAAATTAAGTTCATTTATTAGTTAAATGCAGTGTTGGTGGCGCACAGTGTACACATACTTTTACATCCACCAAATATGTAAGAGTGAGAAGTTGCATTTCAATTTGGGGTTATTGTGCGCAAAAACTACAATTTTaaaccatacatgtattttattccaACTCtagtacatatatatttgtgaagtttcaagaaaatctaccaTCTGGttaaaatactacaatagcaaTTTTCCACAAAGTGTGATACCGTACTTAATTGG
This is a stretch of genomic DNA from Crassostrea angulata isolate pt1a10 chromosome 4, ASM2561291v2, whole genome shotgun sequence. It encodes these proteins:
- the LOC128180315 gene encoding metallo-beta-lactamase domain-containing protein 1-like, with product MSSYEVIVLKEGYSKSEGQGQQRACGSISLIKGPKNVVVDTGNPWDRDHILDGLKKNGLSPEKIHYCVCTHGHSDHVGNLSMFDKAVHILSYDVCEGDKYHMHDFKTGIPYEIDDDVEVVPTPGHTGADISVIVSNTGLGTVAVTGDLFECLEDLEEPSLWQDNSENPELQQQWRIEVLKKADYIVPGHGKMFKVPEDYKRSMRVVMYHEEFHQVGNHATTVSEYVVIEEN